CGAAGACGGTCATCGTGGTCAGGACTTTCAGTTCTTGCAGTACCGCCAGACCCGCCATCGCGATGAAGGCAAGCCCCCAGATGATCGCCACCAGACTGGGTTTGCGGGTCATGGCATCACCCACAGCTGTGAATCGTGGGCGGAGATCACAATCGTCAGGGTCGGCTGGGTCTCATCGATGATCTGGTGGTAGGTGACCTGGCCTGATCCGTTGTAGAAGCCGATCGGCAACATGGCCGTCGAGTCGCTGTAGCTGAGCTCGATGATCACGTTCTGATCGGCCGCAAGCGTCAGGCCGAGCCGGGAGTCCCGCAGATCGATCTGCCACTGATCATCCTCGGTGATGGGTATTGCGCCAATGTCCAGGCTCTGCTGCGAGTCGTAGAGCGAGACGTCACCGAGTTGGTCGGACGCCAGATAGCGGATCGCGTCGCTGCCTCGCGGCGGCAGCGCGATCATCGCTGCGGCCATCGCCACCGCCACAATCACGCCCGGAATGATCAGGCCGAGGCCGCGTCCGCGCCGGGCGAGTATCAGCAGACCCAGGCCGATCATCCCGAGTGCTGCCGCCAGCGGCAGCACCACCTTGTCGGGGAACCAGACCGTCGTCGCGAACGCGGCACCGGCGGCCAACAGCAGCGTCCCCAGGGTGATGGCGACAGCGGCGCGGTCATGCGCCTTGACCGGGGCCGGCGTGGGGGACCAGTAGCGGGTGGTCACCCGGCGCGGGGTGCCACCTCGGCGCAGCCGGCCCTGGGTTCCGGCCCAAGCCGTCACGGCGATCATCGCGACAGGCAGCCAGCCGACCCCGGTGACGGTGCCGAACAACAGGCTGCCCAGGATGCCGAACGCCAGCGCCCAGCTCACCACGACCTTCGGCGGCGCATTGCGCCAGCGGCGGCCGACGTGATCGAGGGGAGCCATGCCGGTGGTCGCGTTGCGAGTGAGTATCCATCCGGTGAGATACGCCAGGACACCGATGCCCGAACACAGTCCGGTCAACACGAACAGGCACCGCACCAGCAGCACATCGATGCCCAACCAGTCCGCCAGCGCCACGCTCAGACCGGTGATATTGCCGTGAGCAGGAGTGCGCTTCAGATCGAGGAACTCGGCTGCCCAGTCACGAGACGGCCGAGGAGAATCCGGACGCAACGGCCACTGCTGAGGTGGCGGTGGCGTGCTGGCGGACATGTAGTCAAGTCTTGCCGCCCTAGTCGGCTCATGGTATCGATTCGGACCCGGAGCGATCCCCCAAAATCCTACCGGGGCTATGGTCCTGCGGAACATCCATTTCCGGGAGCCTTCGGGGTCGGGCTCGGTGGAATTGCAGGGGCAGACGTGTGAACCTTGAAGGGTGACGAGCGTTCCGGAACCCAGCTATCAACAACCTGGTCCCGTCGCGCCCGTACCACCGAACCCGCCGGTACGCACCCGACTGACCCGCAGCCGCTCCGAGGCCTGGCTGGGTGGGGTCGCTGCCGGCATCGCTGATCATCTGGGCTGGCCGACGTGGCTGGTCCGGCTGTGTTTCGTCGGTCTGGCGTTTGCGAACTTCCTGACCATCGGCGTCTACGCGGTGCTGTGGATCCTGATGCCCGAACCGTCGCCGGTCGAGCAGCCGCCCGGGCTGCAGGCGGCGACCAACCAGGGCATGCGCCAGTCGACTCGTCCGAAGAATGTCAGCTTCGGTCGGGTGAGCGCGGTGGTGATGGTCGGGTTCGGCCTGATCATGCTGGCCCGGATGCTCGGCATGGGGCCCGCCAATGCGTTCTTCTGGCCGATCATGCTGGCCGCGCTCGGTGTCGGTCTGGTCTGGCTACAGGCCGATGATGAGCCCGCGGTCTCGAAGTCTGCGGCTGAGGTGGCGGCAGGTTCCGAGCAGACCCGGCGGCCGATCGTATCCGTCGGTGGCCGCAAGTGGGTCGAGGCGGTGCGGGTGCTGGGTGGTATGACTCTGATCGGCGGTGCGGTGGCGCTGCTGGCGGCATCGCAAGGTGGAGTCGGTCAGCTGCCGCTGGTGGCGATGGTGTCGGCGCTGACCGTCGCGGGTGTGGCCGTGGTGGCTGCGCCGTGGATCCTGCGCTACCGGCGCAGGATGGCCGCAGCCTATGAAGAGAAGCTGATCGCCGACACCCGGGCCGATATGGCGGCCCATCTGCACGATTCGGTGCTGCAGACCCTGGCCCTGATTCAACGCCAGGCCGACGATCCCAAGCAGGTGGCGACACTTGCTCGTCGTCAGGAGCGTGAACTGCGCGCCTGGCTCTACGCCGACCAGGCCGGGCCGTCGACTCTGAAGGCCGCCCTGACCGAGGCCGGTGGTGAGGTCGAGGACGAACGCGGTGTTCCGGTCGAGGTGGTCTGCGTGGGCGACATCGAACTGACCGAGGGGCTGCGAGCACTCGTCCAGGCTGCGCGGGAGGCGATGACCAACGCTGCGAAGCACTCCGGCGCGCCGTTCATCGATGTCTATGCTGAGGTGGAACCTACCGGCGAGGGTGAACTCGTCCAGGTCTTCGTCCGTGATAGGGGCAAGGGATTCGATCCTGCCGATGTCGCGGACGACCGGATGGGGGTGCGTTCGTCGATTGTCGGCCGCATGGAACGCCATGGCGGCAGCGCGAAGATTCGCTCGGCGCCCGGTGAGGGAACCGAGATCCGATTGGAGATGAAGGCATGACCAACGCCCAGACCGAACCAACCCCCGAGCACACCGGTCCGTGGCGGGTCGTTCTGGTGGACGATCACGGCATCTTCCGGGCCGGCGTCCGCCACGAACTCGAACAGGCGTCCGACAAGGTTGAAATCGTCGGCGAGGGCGAAGACGTGGCCACCTCGGTGAAAGCCATCCTCGCCACGGTGCCCGATGTGGTGCTGCTGGACGTTCACCTGCCCGGTGGTGGCGGCGCGGAGGTCATCAAGAAGGTGCACGCCACCCAGCCGAAGGTGAAGTTCTTGGCACTGTCGGTCAGCGACGCCGCCGAGGACGTCATCGGCGTCATCCGGGCCGGCGCCCGCGGCTACGTGACGAAATCGATCAGCACGGACGACCTGATCGACTCGATCGGACGGGTGGCCACCAATGATGCGGTCTTCTCGCCGCGGCTGGCCGGTTTCGTCCTGGACGCGTTCTCGGGCTCGATCGACGTGGCGTCCATCGATGAGGACCTCGATCGGCTCAGCCAGCGCGAACGCGAGGTGATGAAGCTGATCGCCCGCGGCTACTCGTACAAAGAGGTGGCCAAGGAGCTGTTCATCTCGATCAAGACCGTCGAGAC
The Brooklawnia propionicigenes DNA segment above includes these coding regions:
- a CDS encoding PspC domain-containing protein — translated: MSASTPPPPQQWPLRPDSPRPSRDWAAEFLDLKRTPAHGNITGLSVALADWLGIDVLLVRCLFVLTGLCSGIGVLAYLTGWILTRNATTGMAPLDHVGRRWRNAPPKVVVSWALAFGILGSLLFGTVTGVGWLPVAMIAVTAWAGTQGRLRRGGTPRRVTTRYWSPTPAPVKAHDRAAVAITLGTLLLAAGAAFATTVWFPDKVVLPLAAALGMIGLGLLILARRGRGLGLIIPGVIVAVAMAAAMIALPPRGSDAIRYLASDQLGDVSLYDSQQSLDIGAIPITEDDQWQIDLRDSRLGLTLAADQNVIIELSYSDSTAMLPIGFYNGSGQVTYHQIIDETQPTLTIVISAHDSQLWVMP
- a CDS encoding ATP-binding protein, giving the protein MTSVPEPSYQQPGPVAPVPPNPPVRTRLTRSRSEAWLGGVAAGIADHLGWPTWLVRLCFVGLAFANFLTIGVYAVLWILMPEPSPVEQPPGLQAATNQGMRQSTRPKNVSFGRVSAVVMVGFGLIMLARMLGMGPANAFFWPIMLAALGVGLVWLQADDEPAVSKSAAEVAAGSEQTRRPIVSVGGRKWVEAVRVLGGMTLIGGAVALLAASQGGVGQLPLVAMVSALTVAGVAVVAAPWILRYRRRMAAAYEEKLIADTRADMAAHLHDSVLQTLALIQRQADDPKQVATLARRQERELRAWLYADQAGPSTLKAALTEAGGEVEDERGVPVEVVCVGDIELTEGLRALVQAAREAMTNAAKHSGAPFIDVYAEVEPTGEGELVQVFVRDRGKGFDPADVADDRMGVRSSIVGRMERHGGSAKIRSAPGEGTEIRLEMKA
- a CDS encoding LuxR C-terminal-related transcriptional regulator, which gives rise to MTNAQTEPTPEHTGPWRVVLVDDHGIFRAGVRHELEQASDKVEIVGEGEDVATSVKAILATVPDVVLLDVHLPGGGGAEVIKKVHATQPKVKFLALSVSDAAEDVIGVIRAGARGYVTKSISTDDLIDSIGRVATNDAVFSPRLAGFVLDAFSGSIDVASIDEDLDRLSQREREVMKLIARGYSYKEVAKELFISIKTVETHVSSVLRKLQLSNRYQLTKWATDRKLV